The following are encoded in a window of Leptospira selangorensis genomic DNA:
- a CDS encoding acyl-CoA dehydrogenase family protein, translating into MERVLQFTEEHEAFRDMARKFFETEVTPHHHEWEKVGMVPKELWKKAGASGLLCPDVPEEYGGSGADFLYNVVVIEESSRSGNSGFFVSLHNDVIAPYISAYANEEQKKRWLPGCCSGDSILAVAMTEPGAGSDLKSLRTSAVDKGDHYVVNGQKTFISNGQLANLVITAVKHENGTISLVMIEEGMKGFERGRNLEKIGLKAQDTSELYFNDVVVPKENVIGKDGQGFRYLMMKLAQERLVLAIAAVEATALVQRMTLKYIKERMAFGKKIGSFQHIKFQMAEMATELEMCRTFVDKVVSEHIAGKKLTVEASMAKYYSTEMQKRHTDLCLQFFGGYGYMMEYPIARAYLDARIQTIYAGTTEIMKEIIGGSLGL; encoded by the coding sequence ATGGAAAGAGTCCTACAATTTACCGAAGAGCATGAAGCTTTTCGTGATATGGCGCGTAAGTTTTTCGAAACTGAAGTAACTCCTCATCATCATGAATGGGAAAAAGTCGGAATGGTTCCGAAAGAGCTTTGGAAAAAAGCGGGAGCAAGCGGATTGCTTTGCCCTGATGTTCCGGAGGAATACGGCGGATCAGGTGCGGACTTTCTATATAACGTTGTTGTAATAGAAGAATCTTCCAGATCCGGAAATAGCGGATTTTTTGTGTCACTTCATAATGACGTAATTGCACCTTATATCAGTGCTTACGCAAACGAAGAACAAAAGAAAAGATGGTTACCCGGTTGTTGCAGTGGAGACAGCATTTTAGCGGTCGCTATGACGGAACCTGGAGCAGGTTCTGATCTAAAAAGCCTGAGAACTTCTGCCGTGGATAAGGGAGACCATTATGTGGTCAACGGTCAAAAAACATTTATTTCCAACGGGCAGCTTGCAAATTTAGTAATTACTGCCGTGAAACATGAAAACGGCACGATTTCGCTTGTTATGATAGAAGAGGGGATGAAAGGTTTCGAAAGAGGCCGTAATCTCGAGAAGATCGGGTTAAAAGCTCAGGACACCTCGGAATTATACTTCAACGACGTAGTAGTTCCTAAAGAGAATGTAATCGGAAAAGACGGACAAGGTTTCCGTTATTTGATGATGAAACTCGCACAAGAGCGTCTTGTATTAGCGATTGCAGCGGTGGAAGCCACTGCGCTTGTGCAAAGAATGACTCTAAAATATATTAAAGAGAGGATGGCTTTCGGGAAAAAGATCGGAAGTTTTCAACACATCAAATTTCAAATGGCGGAGATGGCTACGGAACTGGAAATGTGCCGTACCTTCGTCGACAAAGTGGTTTCGGAGCATATCGCCGGAAAAAAATTAACTGTAGAGGCTTCTATGGCTAAGTATTATTCCACCGAGATGCAAAAACGTCATACTGACCTTTGTCTCCAGTTCTTCGGAGGATACGGTTATATGATGGAATACCCGATCGCAAGAGCGTATTTGGATGCAAGGATCCAAACGATCTACGCTGGGACCACCGAAATCATGAAAGAAATTATTGGTGGAAGTTTAGGACTCTGA
- a CDS encoding Lsa36 family surface (lipo)protein — protein sequence MDRMAPSKSIVRRCVRYAAFLILASSLYFIPVSSAEAQVSCLPPASGNNVCSLIPASTVAQFNGLEETIRKEYLNELTKSMADASVLANINSSMMGPGTVNRFQVGAGLGVAGVKKDDINIQYGDISIPKFPNVGASINPGVMVGVNLGWLLGQGPSHQPTDDEKDSNRSFLHRINIYAHGFQGNISNGDIKSLSDSTSKDLSMSGNINSFGVTVRFQIAKERYTKLDFFGFTGLSLGVGFHRKWEEINMNYHPSGTDAVKVAFGPATGRWDADVNFAYQSKVQSVPIDIRTGVRLFYILTLFAGAGISNNTGYTKLNLGVSGPLYLALDPNASGLPPQVIQQMNGNAGGTLSLRTSGSAEVRTQMNYFVGGFELNILMFKVLAEAMATDDKIYSANLGVKFAL from the coding sequence ATGGATCGAATGGCTCCTTCAAAGAGTATAGTTAGGCGGTGTGTTCGATATGCCGCCTTCCTTATTTTAGCTTCTTCCTTATATTTCATCCCAGTTTCTTCTGCAGAGGCTCAGGTTTCCTGTCTTCCTCCTGCATCCGGAAACAATGTCTGTAGTTTAATTCCCGCCTCCACAGTGGCCCAGTTCAACGGTTTGGAAGAAACCATCCGTAAAGAATATCTGAACGAACTGACCAAGTCTATGGCGGATGCTTCCGTTCTCGCAAATATCAACTCTTCTATGATGGGACCAGGAACAGTGAACCGTTTCCAAGTAGGAGCAGGCCTCGGAGTTGCGGGAGTCAAAAAAGACGATATCAATATACAATACGGTGATATTTCCATCCCTAAGTTCCCGAATGTAGGAGCTTCGATCAATCCTGGAGTAATGGTAGGTGTGAATCTAGGCTGGTTACTCGGCCAGGGACCTTCTCACCAACCGACTGACGACGAAAAGGATTCGAACAGGTCTTTCCTGCATAGGATCAATATCTACGCGCACGGTTTCCAAGGTAATATCTCGAATGGAGATATTAAATCACTCAGTGATTCCACTTCTAAGGACTTATCTATGTCCGGAAATATAAACAGTTTCGGAGTGACTGTTCGATTCCAGATCGCCAAAGAAAGATACACCAAGCTAGACTTCTTTGGGTTTACAGGATTGAGTTTAGGGGTCGGCTTCCACAGAAAATGGGAAGAGATCAATATGAATTATCATCCGAGTGGAACGGATGCCGTTAAAGTTGCATTCGGTCCTGCCACAGGTAGATGGGATGCGGATGTTAACTTCGCTTATCAATCTAAGGTACAATCTGTTCCAATCGATATTAGAACCGGAGTTCGACTCTTCTATATCTTAACCTTATTTGCGGGTGCAGGTATCTCAAATAATACAGGATATACCAAATTGAATTTGGGAGTGAGCGGACCTTTATATTTAGCTCTAGATCCTAATGCTTCCGGTCTTCCTCCTCAGGTAATCCAACAGATGAACGGTAATGCGGGTGGAACTCTATCCTTAAGAACTAGTGGATCTGCCGAAGTTAGAACTCAGATGAACTATTTCGTAGGTGGTTTTGAATTGAACATATTAATGTTCAAGGTATTGGCGGAAGCTATGGCCACAGACGATAAGATCTATTCTGCGAACCTAGGTGTTAAGTTCGCCCTTTAA
- a CDS encoding MFS transporter: MRKQSFILILTVFIDMMGFSLIFPIFPETLNHFLAQAGDPVLDLLAGWTSRILDGRTSDWKLFVALFGGIVASLYSILQFLFSPIWGKLSDSTGRRPVLVFTCTGSFLGYLVWLFSGSFSLFVLSRLITGLMGGNVSVATAAMADSTSEQDRTKGMGMIGAGIGLGFIAGPSIGGILAHTDPSYLLPFLPLDKMTIFPSVALMATAASFVNLLLILFRFRETLPHNLRKKPEGRLHPALGVFDLGSKEIMYLGFLNLYFLLFFSGFEFSLNFYLDQFLGYKPVSIGYTFVYIGLVIVFVQGGIIRRISGKVPEKKVGLLASVFLILGFSFLYFSSASVIASEQSTFLLFVALTFLAMGSAFLNPTVSSIVSLFSSPSEQGKNLGILRSLGSFGRGISPIIFSVIYSQKGPQISFLVSGILSFVFLGLFLFVKQPASKN; the protein is encoded by the coding sequence ATGAGGAAACAATCCTTCATATTAATACTTACAGTCTTCATTGACATGATGGGATTTTCCCTCATCTTCCCTATCTTTCCGGAAACATTAAATCATTTCCTTGCTCAGGCAGGAGATCCAGTCCTGGATCTTTTGGCCGGTTGGACTTCCCGAATTTTGGATGGAAGAACAAGCGACTGGAAACTTTTCGTGGCACTCTTCGGTGGGATCGTAGCTAGTTTATATTCAATACTTCAATTTTTGTTCTCGCCTATCTGGGGAAAACTTTCGGATAGCACCGGTCGCAGACCTGTTTTAGTTTTTACCTGCACTGGTAGTTTTTTAGGATACCTAGTTTGGTTATTCTCCGGAAGTTTTTCATTATTCGTTCTTTCTAGACTGATCACCGGTCTTATGGGAGGAAATGTTTCTGTGGCAACTGCTGCGATGGCGGATTCCACTTCTGAACAAGATAGAACGAAAGGAATGGGAATGATCGGAGCCGGGATCGGTCTTGGATTTATTGCAGGTCCTTCTATCGGTGGAATTTTAGCTCATACGGATCCTTCTTATCTTCTTCCTTTTTTACCTTTGGACAAGATGACTATCTTCCCTTCGGTAGCCCTGATGGCAACTGCTGCATCCTTTGTAAATTTACTCTTAATACTTTTTAGATTCAGAGAAACTCTTCCGCATAACCTGCGTAAAAAACCGGAAGGAAGATTACATCCTGCTTTAGGAGTTTTTGATCTAGGTTCCAAAGAGATCATGTATTTGGGATTCTTGAATTTATACTTCTTATTGTTCTTCTCAGGATTCGAATTTTCTTTGAATTTTTATTTGGATCAATTCTTAGGATATAAACCTGTAAGTATAGGATATACTTTCGTTTATATAGGATTGGTGATTGTATTCGTACAAGGTGGAATCATTCGCAGGATCAGCGGAAAAGTTCCTGAAAAAAAAGTGGGACTTCTCGCCTCCGTATTTCTAATACTCGGATTTTCTTTCTTATATTTTTCAAGTGCATCAGTGATTGCTTCAGAACAATCCACATTTCTTTTATTCGTGGCCTTAACTTTCTTAGCAATGGGAAGTGCATTCTTAAATCCAACCGTATCTTCTATCGTATCTTTATTCTCTTCTCCAAGCGAGCAGGGAAAAAATCTGGGGATATTAAGAAGTTTAGGATCTTTCGGAAGAGGGATCTCTCCGATCATATTCAGCGTAATATATTCTCAAAAAGGACCTCAAATATCCTTCTTGGTATCCGGTATCTTAAGTTTTGTTTTTTTAGGTTTGTTCCTGTTCGTAAAACAGCCGGCTTCTAAGAATTAA
- a CDS encoding phasin-related domain-containing protein → MEKSLMDILNAGIALFQSGEDKLKQSLTDLDHAYQDLKNKGAQNQSEQANRLRDLIQKTVGDAQDKLLNANESSKAVISQLKENFEKISVQIDEALPEEFKTKAKSALEELKKLTKK, encoded by the coding sequence ATGGAAAAATCTCTAATGGACATCCTAAACGCCGGAATCGCATTATTTCAATCCGGAGAAGATAAACTAAAACAAAGCCTTACCGACCTGGACCATGCCTACCAGGACCTTAAAAACAAGGGAGCGCAGAATCAATCGGAACAAGCAAATAGACTTAGGGATCTGATCCAGAAAACAGTAGGAGATGCTCAGGACAAACTGCTGAACGCAAACGAAAGTTCTAAGGCCGTGATCAGTCAGCTAAAAGAGAATTTCGAAAAAATTTCCGTACAAATTGACGAAGCTCTTCCGGAAGAATTTAAAACAAAGGCTAAGTCCGCTTTAGAAGAGCTGAAAAAGCTTACTAAAAAGTAA
- a CDS encoding bifunctional nuclease domain-containing protein produces MDLLEATIYNISLTNVGFAVFLKAKDDSDQRVVPIFIGPLETHSITSVLEGTKPPRPMTHDLMTILLTTLGVQIVKIAIEEIIDNTFYAKITLRKDEELIVLDARPSDSIALALRANAPIYLAKKVIEEAGIVMKDDEIPGETIGKEKISQLPKSQLEILQDSLDNALKAEDYETAAKIRDQIRKLLENPS; encoded by the coding sequence ATGGATCTTTTGGAAGCGACCATATATAATATCTCTCTCACGAATGTGGGCTTTGCCGTATTTTTGAAGGCAAAAGACGATTCGGATCAGAGGGTTGTTCCGATTTTTATCGGTCCTCTAGAAACACATTCCATCACTTCAGTTTTAGAAGGTACAAAACCTCCTAGACCAATGACACACGATCTGATGACAATTCTACTCACCACTCTGGGAGTGCAGATCGTAAAAATCGCAATCGAAGAAATCATCGATAATACTTTTTACGCAAAGATCACTCTACGTAAAGACGAGGAACTGATCGTTCTAGATGCAAGACCGAGTGATTCAATCGCACTCGCTCTTCGCGCTAATGCTCCCATCTATCTGGCAAAAAAAGTCATCGAAGAAGCAGGGATCGTAATGAAAGACGACGAGATCCCGGGCGAGACCATCGGAAAAGAAAAAATTTCCCAGCTGCCTAAGTCTCAGTTGGAGATCCTACAGGATTCTTTAGACAATGCTCTAAAAGCTGAGGATTATGAGACCGCGGCAAAGATCAGGGACCAGATCCGGAAACTTCTGGAAAACCCCTCTTAA
- a CDS encoding alpha/beta fold hydrolase: MDQTLARKVNPKPRRKGGAYAVGAEDIYIFPLSESTNLFLQKVWTAFVNKMVSMTLPNGKPVFQYAIFEAIQDKNLKIVASATHFRMKQVTDRIGLQSIDDFIRNTIPISIQDPGNLSARYLREAILSVEKKARPEVYFHSLDDERVHPNLKQLLTKTMNYAAGIPLFVKGFPIGMLWGIRRDNMSPEQEEEVRQQLYSLYDVVDFVISKEMDLKGDPYYARKNIEKSDLHSRAKHLFYTRGFGQDEPVTTIVFDSHTYQRSYRLDASFLIPSGDGYSVSLKRFEPKERNDTGKNLLLIPGFFCRRSVMDKVARELSLRHGYRVFSMDMRGRSRRTLPLFGIREGWTVDDFIQEDFPAVLAWIKENFPNEELVVVGHSMGGMIPRFYCSAYEEIVKRKKGSSVPLPRPEELISGIVSITSPNFVRLQAQIPGLDILKMGLKLVPSKTISDFLFDLTSFSLQTTLPTVDLNKFFKFLLGLHSSLRAVSFDLHAKVVNLRDFVGYKQISPPEWYFLIEDIFCEESTKVVLQFLRSQLSQDRSFLSYDGTLDYTALQKNLKIPLFSVLGSVDKVVPSETIENDLAALPHKKNKILSYEQGHLGIVFHMPVVKEMCSEIDSWIKGLDST; this comes from the coding sequence ATGGACCAGACCCTAGCCCGAAAGGTCAACCCCAAGCCCCGCAGGAAAGGGGGCGCTTATGCGGTAGGAGCGGAAGATATTTATATCTTCCCACTCTCAGAAAGTACGAATCTATTTCTGCAAAAAGTTTGGACTGCATTCGTAAACAAAATGGTCTCAATGACCCTTCCGAATGGAAAACCTGTATTCCAATATGCAATTTTCGAGGCGATCCAAGATAAAAATCTGAAGATAGTAGCATCTGCCACTCATTTCAGAATGAAACAGGTGACTGATAGGATCGGTCTCCAAAGTATCGATGACTTTATCCGCAATACTATTCCAATCTCTATCCAAGATCCGGGAAATCTTTCCGCCAGATATTTGAGAGAAGCAATCCTCTCTGTAGAAAAGAAAGCAAGACCGGAAGTTTATTTCCATAGTTTGGACGATGAAAGAGTTCATCCCAACTTAAAGCAGCTTCTTACCAAAACTATGAACTATGCTGCAGGAATTCCATTATTCGTGAAGGGTTTTCCGATCGGTATGTTATGGGGGATCCGCAGGGACAATATGAGTCCCGAACAGGAAGAAGAAGTTCGCCAACAATTATACAGTCTTTATGATGTAGTGGACTTTGTGATCTCCAAGGAGATGGACCTAAAGGGAGATCCGTATTACGCGCGTAAGAATATCGAAAAATCGGATCTTCATTCCAGAGCAAAACATCTATTCTATACCAGAGGTTTTGGCCAGGATGAACCTGTTACCACCATTGTATTCGATTCTCATACCTACCAAAGATCTTATCGTCTAGACGCGAGCTTTCTAATTCCCTCGGGAGATGGCTACTCCGTCAGTTTAAAACGTTTCGAACCTAAGGAAAGGAATGATACCGGTAAGAACCTTCTTCTTATCCCTGGTTTCTTTTGCAGAAGGTCCGTAATGGACAAAGTAGCCAGAGAGTTATCACTCCGCCATGGTTATAGAGTTTTCTCCATGGACATGAGGGGAAGATCCAGAAGAACCCTGCCACTTTTTGGGATTCGAGAAGGCTGGACTGTGGATGATTTTATCCAAGAAGATTTTCCGGCGGTTCTTGCATGGATCAAAGAGAATTTTCCAAACGAAGAATTAGTCGTAGTCGGTCATAGTATGGGGGGAATGATCCCTCGGTTCTATTGTTCTGCGTATGAAGAGATCGTAAAAAGAAAAAAAGGCTCTTCTGTTCCGCTTCCTCGTCCGGAAGAACTGATCTCGGGGATTGTTTCGATTACTTCTCCCAATTTTGTTAGATTACAGGCGCAGATCCCGGGTCTAGATATTCTAAAAATGGGACTAAAATTAGTTCCTTCTAAAACGATATCCGATTTTCTTTTCGATCTTACTTCTTTTTCTTTGCAAACTACTCTTCCAACTGTGGACCTGAATAAATTTTTTAAATTTCTTTTGGGATTACATTCTTCTCTGAGAGCAGTTTCTTTCGATCTTCATGCAAAAGTTGTAAACCTAAGAGACTTCGTGGGGTACAAACAGATCTCTCCTCCTGAATGGTATTTTTTGATCGAAGATATTTTCTGCGAAGAATCCACAAAAGTAGTTCTTCAATTTTTGAGATCTCAATTGAGCCAAGACAGATCTTTTCTTTCCTACGACGGAACTTTGGATTATACCGCGCTCCAAAAAAATCTGAAGATCCCACTTTTTTCAGTTCTGGGTTCCGTGGATAAAGTGGTTCCGAGTGAAACAATCGAGAACGATCTTGCTGCACTTCCTCACAAAAAAAATAAGATTCTTTCGTACGAACAGGGTCACTTAGGTATCGTTTTCCACATGCCGGTGGTGAAAGAAATGTGCTCGGAAATTGACTCCTGGATCAAAGGATTGGACTCGACTTGA
- a CDS encoding PAS domain S-box protein: protein MIQTVEKIFREYFPIPEERKKTILLVEDEAIIALSETQRLKKNGFRVISAYTAEEAVQIATNDYTIDLVLMDIDLGREEDGTDAAVRILKTRDIPIVFLSSHIEPEIVEKTEKITSYGYVVKDSGETVLIASIKMAFKLYESHLRLKRSEESLKENQELLKATLRSIGDGVISTDELGNITDMNYVAETLTGWSRTDAIGEPIERVFKIVNAKTKRRMRNSVDVLIPKEKNMGLDNQALLLSKSGSEHRVAESSAPIRSEKGYTIGSVLVFRDISKEYSLLENIKESETRFKTVANAAPVMIWVSGLDKKCNWFNQTWLNFTGRTMEQEFGDGWAEGVHPKDLEECIQIYSSHFDQREAFSMTYRLKNKNGDWRWIQDNGLPITNASGIFTGFIGSCVDITEAKEALETLAKDLHEREYLYTELQHRVKNSMSMISSIVEIEASRSSDAKLENTLENLVNRIHSVGNLYEMLSTSNNSHSVRLDRYIQKITENLLNAFKEKTKEISLQLDLNDLEIDVKSAIPLGLILNELVTNIFKYAFPKKQEGKISIRLFKEESWVNLVVSDNGVPFPKDFRTDYSPGLGLQLVNMLVDQLKGKIEWKLYGEKEVSIRFCNREEHSDQFTFIKS from the coding sequence ATGATCCAGACTGTTGAAAAAATTTTTAGAGAATACTTCCCCATCCCGGAAGAAAGAAAGAAAACCATTCTTCTCGTGGAAGATGAAGCGATCATTGCCCTCTCCGAAACTCAGAGATTGAAAAAGAATGGGTTCAGAGTTATCTCCGCTTACACCGCAGAGGAAGCTGTCCAAATAGCGACTAACGACTACACCATCGACTTGGTTCTCATGGATATTGATCTTGGAAGAGAGGAAGATGGCACCGACGCAGCAGTTCGTATTCTAAAAACAAGGGACATCCCGATCGTTTTTCTCTCCAGCCATATTGAGCCGGAGATCGTTGAAAAAACGGAGAAGATTACTTCTTACGGTTACGTTGTTAAAGATTCAGGAGAAACCGTTCTAATCGCTTCTATCAAAATGGCTTTCAAACTTTATGAGTCTCATCTTCGTTTAAAAAGAAGTGAAGAATCCCTAAAAGAAAACCAGGAACTACTAAAAGCAACATTAAGATCCATAGGAGACGGAGTTATCTCTACCGATGAACTCGGCAATATTACGGATATGAATTATGTTGCGGAAACTTTAACCGGCTGGTCCAGGACAGATGCGATCGGTGAACCTATAGAAAGAGTTTTTAAAATAGTAAACGCTAAGACTAAAAGGAGGATGAGAAACTCCGTAGATGTGCTAATCCCCAAAGAAAAGAATATGGGCTTGGACAACCAAGCATTACTTCTTTCTAAATCAGGTTCCGAACATAGGGTTGCAGAAAGTTCCGCTCCTATCAGATCTGAAAAAGGTTATACTATCGGTTCCGTTTTAGTCTTTCGGGATATTTCCAAAGAATATAGTTTGTTGGAGAATATTAAAGAAAGTGAAACTAGATTCAAAACCGTAGCAAACGCTGCTCCTGTGATGATCTGGGTTTCCGGGTTGGATAAAAAATGTAATTGGTTCAACCAAACCTGGCTGAATTTTACGGGAAGAACGATGGAGCAAGAATTTGGGGACGGCTGGGCAGAAGGTGTTCATCCGAAGGATCTAGAAGAATGTATCCAGATCTATTCCAGTCATTTCGACCAAAGAGAAGCGTTTAGCATGACCTATCGTTTAAAAAACAAAAACGGTGACTGGAGATGGATCCAAGACAATGGCCTTCCTATCACCAACGCATCAGGGATTTTTACGGGTTTTATCGGTTCCTGCGTGGATATCACGGAAGCAAAAGAAGCATTAGAAACCTTAGCGAAAGACCTTCATGAAAGGGAATATCTATATACGGAACTCCAACATAGGGTAAAAAATAGTATGAGTATGATCAGCTCTATCGTAGAGATAGAAGCATCCAGGTCTTCAGATGCTAAGCTGGAAAATACTTTGGAAAATTTAGTAAATCGGATCCACTCTGTAGGGAATTTGTATGAGATGTTATCTACTTCAAACAATTCTCATTCTGTTCGTTTGGATCGTTATATCCAAAAGATCACTGAAAATCTACTGAATGCATTTAAGGAAAAAACGAAAGAGATCTCTTTGCAGCTTGATCTAAACGACCTGGAGATAGACGTAAAAAGTGCAATCCCTCTAGGGCTTATCTTGAATGAACTAGTAACGAATATTTTCAAATACGCATTTCCTAAAAAACAGGAAGGCAAAATTTCCATCCGACTTTTCAAAGAAGAATCTTGGGTAAACCTAGTAGTCTCTGATAATGGAGTTCCTTTTCCAAAAGATTTCCGCACGGATTATTCCCCTGGACTAGGACTTCAACTTGTGAATATGTTAGTCGATCAGTTAAAAGGAAAGATCGAATGGAAATTGTATGGAGAGAAAGAAGTCTCTATCCGTTTCTGCAATAGAGAAGAACATTCGGATCAATTTACCTTCATAAAATCCTAA
- the vapB gene encoding type II toxin-antitoxin system antitoxin VapB, with amino-acid sequence MQTAKLFINGRSQAVRLPKEFQFKGDDVFIQKVGEAVILVPKNKAWNVFLDGLNGFSDDFLKEGRGKLSESERESF; translated from the coding sequence ATGCAAACTGCAAAATTATTTATAAATGGAAGAAGCCAAGCAGTTAGATTGCCTAAGGAATTTCAATTCAAGGGTGATGATGTTTTTATTCAAAAAGTAGGAGAGGCAGTTATACTAGTTCCTAAGAATAAAGCATGGAATGTGTTTCTTGATGGCTTGAACGGTTTTAGTGATGATTTTTTGAAAGAGGGGCGGGGAAAACTTTCTGAATCGGAACGAGAAAGTTTTTAA
- the vapC gene encoding type II toxin-antitoxin system tRNA(fMet)-specific endonuclease VapC — MYLLDTNICIFLIKKKNQRILDKLKKNMNKGLFISSLTLAELEFGIENSEYKEKNRISLIEFLTIFEILPFEQSDAQSFGIIKADLRKSGTLIGSIDTLLAAQALSRSLIFVTNNTKEFKRVKNLKIEDWSV, encoded by the coding sequence ATGTACCTTCTTGATACTAATATTTGCATTTTTCTTATCAAAAAGAAAAATCAAAGGATATTAGATAAACTAAAGAAAAATATGAATAAGGGTTTATTCATATCTTCTTTGACACTTGCTGAATTGGAATTTGGCATAGAGAATAGCGAATATAAAGAGAAAAATAGAATTTCTTTAATAGAATTTCTAACCATATTCGAGATCCTTCCTTTCGAACAATCCGATGCACAATCGTTTGGGATCATTAAAGCCGATCTAAGAAAATCTGGTACTTTGATTGGATCCATAGATACACTCTTAGCTGCCCAAGCTTTATCTCGTAGTCTTATATTTGTTACGAACAACACGAAAGAATTCAAGAGGGTGAAGAATTTGAAAATAGAAGATTGGTCGGTGTAA
- a CDS encoding LIC_11959 family protein encodes MKQFLLLSAVLCLIPTSDGRRLDAEPAGNTYRGTITLKEPRALDIKESLTDSSPNYPETIKLYYQGLKENYVVFYDWNGHTLYYKYRDNKFDRRLRKYVSKLAAGAPYEVTGEYQGVFVFENKTIRRFKKKGEDTLADRKEKQSIPVFQLVKYRELILEEIIF; translated from the coding sequence ATGAAACAATTCCTTCTCCTATCCGCAGTCCTTTGTTTGATACCTACATCGGATGGGAGAAGATTGGATGCGGAACCCGCTGGAAACACTTACCGCGGAACAATCACTCTAAAAGAGCCAAGAGCCCTCGATATAAAAGAATCCTTAACGGATTCTTCTCCTAATTATCCGGAAACAATCAAACTATATTACCAAGGTTTAAAAGAGAACTACGTAGTATTCTATGATTGGAACGGGCATACATTATATTATAAATATAGAGATAATAAATTCGATAGAAGATTAAGAAAATATGTATCTAAGCTAGCAGCTGGCGCACCTTATGAGGTCACAGGAGAATACCAGGGAGTATTCGTATTCGAAAACAAAACCATTCGAAGATTTAAAAAAAAGGGAGAAGATACACTTGCAGATAGAAAAGAAAAACAATCCATCCCGGTATTCCAGCTAGTCAAATATAGAGAATTGATCTTGGAGGAAATCATCTTTTGA